One Hippoglossus stenolepis isolate QCI-W04-F060 chromosome 9, HSTE1.2, whole genome shotgun sequence genomic region harbors:
- the aldh3b2 gene encoding aldehyde dehydrogenase family 3 member B1 isoform X1, with amino-acid sequence MSGKARACNACQRNGRLTCRRTRLGEPCLKTYPLECVALLRRARDAFQAGRSLNESFRLAQLEAVVQMLEEHECDFVDALGRDLHKPRFETVVSELMLVKNEALHAINNLKKWMQPQHVERNLFTTLDECLVVSEPLGVVVIVGTWCSPVQMCLVPLVGAIAAGNCAVISPSECTTHTSELLHRLFPFYLDNECFHVILAGTNDLPEVVELKFDHVFFTGSKEEGSRIAQAAARTLTPVTLILGGKNPCYVDQHCDIATTAQRVAWARFHNAGQSLVAPDYILCHADVQARLVQALKCCLMQFYGSDPQESRSFGRMVNLEIFNRTRDVLWRSGKVAVGGQVIEAEKYIAPTILTEVAESDSIMQQDVFGPVLPVLAVNDVDEAITFINKQEKPLCVYAYSDNTEVISRLMSETSSGSFCSNDSVLQTLMVALPFGGVGASGMGSCHGRYSFDTFSHRKSCLLRSTRFECVTYLRYPPYEDRNLSLMTWASTLSQKSQGWCQIL; translated from the exons ATGAGTGGGAAAGCGAGGGCGTGCAATGCTTGTCAGAGGAATGGACGGTTAACATGCAGAAG GACCAGGCTCGGGGAGCCGTGTTTAAAGACGTACCCTCTGGAGTGTGTGGCTCTGCTGAGACGCGCCAGAGACGCTTTTCAAGCCGGACGCAGCCTCAACGAGAGCTTCAGACTGGCCCAGCTGGAGGCTGTGGTGCAGATGCTGGAGGAGCATGAGTGTGACTTTGTGGATGCTCTTGGAAGGGACCTTCATAAG CCACGGTTTGAGACGGTTGTGTCAGAACTGATGCTCGTCAAGAATGAGGCACTTCACgccatcaacaacctgaagaagTGGATGCAGCCGCAGCACGTGGAGAGAAACCTG TTCACCACGCTGGACGAGTGTCTGGTGGTCAGTGAGCCGCTGGGGGTGGTGGTCATCGTGGGGACCTGGTGCAGTCCTGTCCAGATGTGTCTGGTGCCGCTGGTCGGGGCCATCGCAGCAG GAAACTGTGCAGTCATCAGTCCGTCTGAGTGCACCACTCACACATCAGAGCTCCTCCATCGCCTCTTCCCTTTTTACTTAGACAAT GAATGCTTCCATGTGATTCTTGCAGGCACAAACGACTTGCCTGAAGTTGTGGAACTTAAATTTGATCATGTCTTCTTTACAG GAAGCAAAGAGGAGGGGAGCAGAATAGCTCAGGCTGCAGCTCGCACTCTCACCCCTGTCACCCTGATTTTGGGAGGCAAGAATCCGTGTTATGTGGACCAACACTGTGACATCGCCACCACGGCACAGCGTGTTGCTTGGGCACGTTTTCACAATGCTGGACAGAGCCTTGTGGCTCCGGACTACATCCTGTGCCACGCAGATGTCCAAGCGCGGCTGGTGCAGGCCCTGAAGTGCTGCCTGATGCAATTCTACGGTAGTGATCCCCAAGAGTCCCGCAGCTTTGGCCGCATGGTCAATCTGGAGATCTTTAACCGTACAAGAGACGTGCTGTGGAGGTCGGGCAAGGTGGCTGTGGGTGGGCAGGTGATAGAAGCAGAGAAATATATTG CCCCGACAATTTTGACAGAGGTGGCGGAATCCGACTCCATCATGCAACAGGATGTTTTTGGTCCAGTTCTTCCTGTTCTGGCTGTAAACGATGTGGATGAGGCAATAACCTTCATTAATAAGCAAGAGAAACCCCTCTGTGTGTATGCATATTCCGACAACACTGAG GTTATTTCGAGGCTAATGAGTGAGACTTCCAGTGGAAGCTTTTGCTCCAATGACAGTGTCCTGCAGACTCTGATGGTGGCTCTGCCTTTTGGTGGAGTAG GTGCCAGTGGAATGGGATCCTGCCATGGCCGCTACAGCTTTGATACCTTCTCCCACAGGAAATCATGCCTGCTCCGAAGCACCCGGTTTGAGTGTGTCACCTATCTGCGTTATCCACCCTATGAGGACCGCAATCTGTCTCTAATGACATGGGCCAGCACCTTGTCCCAAAAGAGCCAGGGCTGGTGCCAGAtcctgtga
- the ube3b gene encoding ubiquitin-protein ligase E3B, protein MFSVPQISKSEFLDKARQAREERRGQKDKEKSATNIQALVRRFLCRCRLQKQIRKEVDDYFQASEPGTPKRNALSIFKISRKLLFVYRLEDKMRFEKLCRAILASMEVENDPKVWYVSLALSKDLTIPWIKQVKDVLWTCCQLLKNLKPDILQDNKLVTLYLTMLVTFTDTSTWRIVRGKGEALRPALMRICENIMGHLNQKGFYSILQILLTNGLARSKPSLSKGTLTAIFTLSLRPVIAAHFSDNLLRSFLIHIMSVPAVVTHLNVLTPECMVSIQTHGLLRKFILFLSREEQCSDICVCLEGSHTLCLLGNLIHLGFLNEKVLEEEAGHFVKDLTDMLSYCQRYVSQKKSNLTHWHPVLGWFSQTVDYGLNESMPLVTKQLQYLWGVAVIRTLFSDVLSKKLESQEPTPPPPQPSTSQNNLPVKNLFKRAFQKSASVRNILKPVGGKRVDSAEVQKVCSICVLYQTALSTLTQIRLQILTGLTHLDDLLPKLWAFICELGPQGGLKLFMECLNNDTEESKQLLAMLMLFCDCSRHLITILDDIEVYEEQTSFKIEELITISSFLNTFVFKMVWDGILENAKGEKLELFHSVHGWLMVLYERDCRRKFTPDDHWLRKDLKPSLLFQELEKGKKRAQLLLQYIPHVVPHKNRVLLFRNIVTKEKESLGLVETSSASPHVTHITIRRSRMLEDGYDQLRRLPANSIKGVIRVKFVNDLGVDEAGIDQDGVFKEFLEEIIKKVFNPALNLFKTTSGNERLYPSPTSYIHENHLQLFEFVGKMLGKAVYEGIVVDVPFASFFLSQVLGHHHSTFYSSIDELPSLDSEFYKNLTSIKRYDGDVGDLGLTLSYDEDVMGQLVCHELIPGGKSMIVTNENKISYIHLMAHFRMHTQIKEQTAAFIRGFRSIINPEWLHMFSTPEVQRLVSGDNAEIDLDDLKKHTVYYGGFHSSHRVIIWLWDIMSSDFNSDERAMFLKFVTSCSRPPLLGFAYLKPPFSIRCVEVSDDQDTGDTLGSVLRGFFTIRKKEPGGRLPTSSTCFNLLKLPNYSKKSILRDKLRYAISMNTGFELS, encoded by the exons ATGTTTAGTGTACCTCAAATCTCCAAGTCCGAGTTCCTGGACAAAGCCAGGCAGgccagggaggagaggagggggcagaAGGACAAGGAGAAGTCGGCCACCAACATCCAGGCTCTGGTCCGGAGGTTTCTCTGTCGCTGCAGACTCCAGAAGCAAATAAG GAAAGAGGTGGATGACTATTTTCAAGCTTCTGAACCCGGGACGCCGAAACGAAATGCACTTTCAATTTTCAAAATTTCCCGGAAATTACTTTTTGTATATCGCCTGGAGGATAAGATG AGGTTCGAGAAGCTTTGTCGTGCTATTCTTGCCAGCATGGAGGTTGAAAATGATCCTAAA GTCTGGTACGTGTCCTTGGCTCTTTCCAAAGACCTCACCATCCCCTGGATCAAGCAGGTCAAAGATGTGCTGTGGACCTGCTGTCAGCTACTGAAAAACTTAAAG CCTGACATTCTTCAGGACAATAAACTGGTAACGCTGTACCTCACCATGCTGGTGACCTTTACGGACACTTCCACCTGGCGGATAGTCCGAGGAAAGG GAGAAGCTCTCAGACCTGCTTTGATGAGGATCTGTGAAAATATCATGGGGCATCTGAATCAAAAGGGATTTTATTCAATACTTCAG ATCTTGCTGACCAATGGCTTAGCTCGTTCTAAACCGTCTCTGTCCAAAGGCACTCTAACAGCTATCTTCACTTTATCATTAAG GCCAGTCATTGCGGCTCACTTCTCAGATAACCTGCTGAGATCATTCCTCATCCACATCATGTCAGTTCCAGCTGTCGTGACCCACCTCAACGTGCTCACTCCAGAG TGCATGGTATCTATCCAGACGCACGGCCTCCTGCGGAAGTTCATCTTGTTTCTCAGCCGAGAAGAGCAGTGTTcagacatctgtgtgtgtctggagggAAGCCACACGCTCTGCTTACTTG GCAACCTAATTCACTTGGGTTTCCTCAATGAGAAAGTCCTTGAAGAGGAGGCCGGTCATTTCGTGAAGGACCTGACTGACATGTTGTCCTACTGCCAGAGATATGTGTCCCAAAAGAAGTCCAACCTCACCCACTGGCACCCTGTCCTGGGCTGGTTCTCACAAACTGTAGATTACGG CCTGAACGAGTCAATGCCACTAGTCACTAAACAGCTTCAGTACCTGTGGGGTGTTGCTGTCATTCGAACGCTCTTTAGTGACGTCCTCTCTAAAAAGCTAGAGAGTCAGGagcccacccccccacctccgcAGCCGAGCACATCACAAAACAATCTACCAGTTAAAA ACCTCTTCAAGCGAGCGTTTCAGAAGTCTGCCTCTGTGAGAAACATCCTTAAACCAGTCGGAGGGAAGCGAGTCGACTCAGCTGAAGTTCAGAAAGTGTGCAGCATCTGTGTGCTCTACCAGACGGCTCTGTCTACACTGACACAAATACGCCTCCAGATACTCACCG gtcTGACACATCTTGATGACCTTTTGCCCAAACTGTGGGCCTTCATCTGTGAGCTGGGTCCTCAGGGAGGCCTCAAACTCTTCATGGAGTGTCTGAACAATGACACCGAAGAGTCCAAGCAGCTCTTAGCTATGCTCATGCTGTTCTGTGACTGTTCACGGCACCTCATCAC AATTCTGGATGACATTGAAGTCTATGAAGAACAAACATCTTTCAAGATCGAGGAACTCATCACGATCTCCTCATTTCTGAACACATTTGTGTTCAAGATGGTGTGGGATGGGATCTTAG aaaatGCAAAGGGAGAGAAACTGGAGTTGTTCCACAGTGTTCACGGCTGGCTGATGGTGCTTTACGAACGAGACTGCAGGCGAAAGTTTACCCCCGATGACCACTGGCTACGCAa GGACCTAAAGCCCAGCCTGTTGTTCCAAGAGCTggagaagggaaagaaaagagccCAGCTGTTACTGCAGTACATCCCACACGTTGTTCCACATAAAAAC AGGGTGCTGCTGTTCAGGAACATCGTAacaaaggaaaaggaaagttTAGGATTGGTGGAAACAAGCTCCGCTTCTCCACACGTCACCCATATTACCATCCGTCGCTCGCGGATGTTAGAG GATGGATATGATCAGCTCCGTCGGCTGCCAGCGAATTCTATAAAAGGCGTCATTCGCGTGAAGTTTGTGAATGACTTGGGAGTAGATGAGGCTGGTATCGACCAGGATGGTGTCTTCAAAGAATTTCTAGAGGAGATCATTAAGAAAGTGTTCAATCCTGCTCTCAACCTGTTCAAG ACCACCAGTGGAAATGAAAGGCTTTATCCTTCGCCCACATCTTACATCCACGAGAACCATTTGCAGCTGTTTGAGTTTGTGGGAAAGATGCTCGGGAAAGCTGTCTACGAG GGCATTGTGGTGGACGTCCCGTTTGCCTCCTTCTTCCTCAGTCAAGTCTTGGGTCACCACCACAGCACTTTCTATAGCTCCATTGACGAGCTTCCTTCTCTGGACTCAGAGTTTTACAAGAACCTCACTTCCATCAAG CGCTATGATGGAGATGTAGGGGATCTAGGCCTGACGTTATCCTACGATGAGGATGTCATGGGGCAG CTTGTTTGTCATGAGCTGATACCTGGGGGGAAATCCATGATCGTCACCAATGAAAACAA GATCAGCTACATCCACCTCATGGCTCACTTCCGGATGCACACGCAGATTAAAGAGCAAACCGCAGCTTTCATTCGGGGCTTCCGCAGCATCATTAACCCCGAGTGGCTGCACATGTTCTCCACGCCTGAGGTTCAGCGCCTTGTCTCGGGAGACAATGCCGAGATTGATCTAGATGACCTCAA gaaacacacagtgtaTTATGGAGgatttcacagcagccatcGTGTCATCATCTGGCTGTGGGACATCATGTCCAGTGACTTCAACTCTGACGAGAGGGCTATGTTCCTTAAA tttgTTACCAGCTGTTCAAGGCCTCCTCTTCTCGGTTTTGCCTACCTCAAACCACCTTTCTCCATCCGCTGTGTGGAAGTTTCAGATGATCAG GACACTGGAGACACCCTTGGCAGTGTTCTTCGGGGGTTTTTCACTATCCGCAAGAAGGAGCCCGGTGGTCGACTTCCCACTTCGTCAACATGCTTCAACCTGCTCAAGCTGCCTAACTACAGCAAGAAGAGCATCCTGCGTGACAAGCTGCGCTATGCTATCAGTATGAATACAGGCTTTGAGCTGTCCTAA
- the mmab gene encoding corrinoid adenosyltransferase, giving the protein MASFIIKPAHLRCVVRTGRLLAEHQTRRTPCSHRSYSTEGDTKIPKIYTKTGDKGFSSTYTGERRPKEDDIFQALGNTDELSSAIGLAREFCLDKGHTFTYQLDKIQCILQDVGSNIATPRSSARESHTKKTQFTAQPITDLETWIDNFTKELPPLTNFILPSGGKSSAALHMARTVCRRAERSVSPIVRSGEADPDVAKFLNRLSDYLFTVARYAAMKEGSEETIYKRPE; this is encoded by the exons ATGGCTTCGTTTATCATCAAACCTGCTCACCTCCGCTGTGTTGTCCGGACAGGAAGACTCCTGGCTGAGCACCAGACCAGGAGAACACCGTGTTCACACAGGAG TTATTCCACTGAAGGAGACACGAAGATACCCAAAATATACACCAAAACTGGAGACAAAG GTTTCTCAAGCACATatacaggagagaggagaccaAAGGAAGATGATATTTTTCAAGCCTTAGGAAATACAGATGAGCTGTCATCAGCTATAGG CCTGGCCAGAGAATTTTGCCTTGACAAAGGCCACACGTTCACATATCAACTGGACAAG ATACAGTGCATTTTACAAGACGTGGGCTCCAATATCGCCACCCCACGATCATCTGCAAGAGAAAGTCACACAA agaaaacacaatttacTGCTCAGCCAATTACAGACCTGGAAACCTGGATTGATAACTTTACAAAAGAACTCCCTCCACTGACCAACTTCATTTTACCT TCTGGAGGCAAGAGCAGCGCAGCTTTGCACATGGCTCGGACGGTCTGTCGGCGAGCAGAGCGAAG CGTCTCTCCAATTGTGCGCTCAGGCGAGGCAGATCCAGATGTAGCCAAGTTTTTGAACAG ATTGAGCGACTACCTGTTCACCGTGGCCAGATATGCAGCCATGAAAGAAGGCAGTGAGGAGACAATCTACAAAAGACCCGAATGA
- the mvk gene encoding mevalonate kinase, producing the protein MQVSDCFVSAPGKAILHGEHAVVHGKVALAVSLNLRTFLRLKATASGKVCINLPNIDTFLCWDVSELQQLKPYSCAKREELKCLNPELVRRLREFVGVTNGKLDTCNMATIAFLYIYLSVFGSGELPSLTVTVWSELPTGAGLGSSAAFTVCLAAALLCASGAIPSPLKEWDHTARWRQEDLELINSWAFQGETIIHGNPSGVDNAVGTWGGMLRFLAGKIMPLSRVPLLRILLTNTKVPRSTKVLVAGVKDKINKFPSVMNPVLDSVDAISSTCEKVLSDMTSEPITGEHYNILEDLIDINQHHLNAMGVGHPDLDTLCRVTLTRGLHSKLTGAGGGGCGITLLRPETDSAVVQGTVQDLRDCGFDCWETSIGGPGVQQHSPLSVKDEVLEVLNQY; encoded by the exons ATGCAGGTCAGTGACTGCTTCGTGTCCGCTCCCGGGAAGGCGATCCTGCACGGAGAGCACGCAGTCGTGCACGGGAAG GTGGCCCTCGCTGTTAGTTTGAACCTGAGAACATTTTTGCGGCTGAAGGCCACCGCTTCTGGCAAAGTTTGCATCAATCTCCCAAATATTGACACATTCCTCTGCTGGGAcgtctctgagctgcagcagcttaaACCTTATTCCTGTG CTAAGAGGGAGGAGCTGAAATGTCTGAATCCTGAGCTTGTGAGGCGACTACGGGAATTTGTCGGTGTTACTAATGGAAAACTGGATACTTGCAACATGGCCACCATAGCCTTCCTCTACATCTACCTCTCAGTGTTTGGATCAGG CGAGCTGCCCAGCCTGACGGTGACTGTGTGGTCGGAGCTGCCGACTGGAGCTGGACTGGGGTCGAGTGCTGCCTTCACAGTGTGtttagctgcagctctgctctgtgcaAGTGGAGCCATTCCCAGTCCGCTCAAAGAGTGGGATCACACTGCCAG GTGGCGCCAGGAGGATCTGGAGCTGATCAACAGCTGGGCTTTCCAAGGGGAAACCATCATCCATGGTAATCCTTCAGGAGTGGACAACGCTGTAGGAACATGGG GAGGCATGCTGAGATTCTTGGCTGGAAAGATAATGCCGCTGAGCAG GGTGCCGTTATTAAGAATCCTCCTCACTAACACAAAAGTACCACGTAGCACCAAGGTACTTGTTGCCGGGGTGAAGGACAAAATTAACAAG TTCCCCTCTGTCATGAACCCTGTGCTCGACTCAGTTGATGCCATTTCCTCCACTTGTGAGAAAGTCCTCTCAGACATGACGTCTGAGCCAATCACAGGCGAGCACTACAATATTCTAGAG GACCTAATCGACATCAACCAGCACCATCTGAATGCGATGGGGGTGGGACATCCTGACCTGGACACGCTGTGCCGGGTCACGCTGACCAGAGGGCTCCACAGCAAGTTGACCGGTGCGGGGGGAGGAGGCTGTGGCATCACACTGCTGAGACCAG AGACGGACTCGGCTGTGGTCCAGGGCACAGTGCAGGACTTAAGAGACTGCGGCTTTGACTGCTGGGAAACCAGTATTGGCGGACCGGGTGTCCAGCAGCACTCTCCTTTGTCCGTTAAGGACGAAGTTCTGGAGGTGTTGAACCAGTACTGA
- the kctd10 gene encoding BTB/POZ domain-containing adapter for CUL3-mediated RhoA degradation protein 3 encodes MEEMSGESVVSSAMPAATTRTTSFKGSSPSSKYVKLNVGGALYYTTMQTLTKQDTMLKAMFSGRMEVLTDSEGWILIDRCGKHFGTILNYLRDGAVPLPDSRRETEELLAEAKYYLVQGLADECTAALQNKETYEPLCKVPLMTSSKEEQKLIATSNKPTVKLLYNRSNNKYSYTSNSDDNMLKNIELFDKLSLRFNGRVLFIKDVIGDEICCWSFYGQGRKIAEVCCTSIVYATEKKQTKVEFPEARIYEETLNILLYESHDGRGPDNALLEATGGAAGRSNHLDEDEERDRIERVRRIHVKRPDDRTHHHQ; translated from the exons ATG GAAGAGATGTCAGGAGAGAGTGTGGTGAGCTCGGCAATGCCTGCAGCTACAACCCGGACTACGTCCTTCAAGGGCTCCAGCCCCAGCTCTAAGTATGTGAAGCTAAATGTGGGTGGGGCCCTGTACTACACTACAATGCAGACACTGACCAAACAGGACACAATGCTCAAAGCCATGTTCAGTGGCAGGATGGAGGTCCTCACAGACAGTGAAG GTTGGATCTTGATTGATCGCTGTGGGAAACATTTTGGAACGATCCTCAACTATCTTAGAGACGGAGCCGTGCCGCTCCCAGACAGCCGGCGGGAAACTGAGGAACTGCTCGCTGAGGCCAAGTATTACCTTGTCCAGGGCTTAGCTGATGAATGCACGGCTGCCTTGCAG aACAAAGAAACTTATGAACCTCTTTGTAAAGTGcctctgatgacatcatctaAGGAAGAGCAGAAGCTTATTGCAACATCAAATAAG CCTACTGTCAAACTTCTGTATAACAGAAGCAACAACAAATATTCATATACCAG CAATTCCGATGACAACATGCTGAAAAATATTGAGCTATTTGACAAGCTGTCCTTACGTTTCAACGGGCGAGTCCTTTTCATCAAAGATGTGATTGGAGATGAGATCTGTTGTTGGTCATTTTATGGCCAGGGGCGTAAGATTGCTGAAGTTTGCTGCACGTCCATTGTTTATGCCACAGAAAAGAAGCAGACAAAG GTTGAGTTCCCTGAGGCGCGCATCTATGAGGAGACCCTGAACATCCTTCTGTATGAGTCCCACGATGGGAGGGGTCCAGACAATGCCCTGCTGGAGGCCACAGGAGGTGCTGCAGGACGATCTAATCATCTGGATGAGGACGAGGAGCGAGACCGAATTGAACGAGTTCGTAGGATTCATGTCAAACGACCTGATGACCGcacacaccaccaccagtgA
- the aldh3b2 gene encoding aldehyde dehydrogenase family 3 member B1 isoform X2: MCLVPLVGAIAAGNCAVISPSECTTHTSELLHRLFPFYLDNECFHVILAGTNDLPEVVELKFDHVFFTGSKEEGSRIAQAAARTLTPVTLILGGKNPCYVDQHCDIATTAQRVAWARFHNAGQSLVAPDYILCHADVQARLVQALKCCLMQFYGSDPQESRSFGRMVNLEIFNRTRDVLWRSGKVAVGGQVIEAEKYIAPTILTEVAESDSIMQQDVFGPVLPVLAVNDVDEAITFINKQEKPLCVYAYSDNTEVISRLMSETSSGSFCSNDSVLQTLMVALPFGGVGASGMGSCHGRYSFDTFSHRKSCLLRSTRFECVTYLRYPPYEDRNLSLMTWASTLSQKSQGWCQIL, translated from the exons ATGTGTCTGGTGCCGCTGGTCGGGGCCATCGCAGCAG GAAACTGTGCAGTCATCAGTCCGTCTGAGTGCACCACTCACACATCAGAGCTCCTCCATCGCCTCTTCCCTTTTTACTTAGACAAT GAATGCTTCCATGTGATTCTTGCAGGCACAAACGACTTGCCTGAAGTTGTGGAACTTAAATTTGATCATGTCTTCTTTACAG GAAGCAAAGAGGAGGGGAGCAGAATAGCTCAGGCTGCAGCTCGCACTCTCACCCCTGTCACCCTGATTTTGGGAGGCAAGAATCCGTGTTATGTGGACCAACACTGTGACATCGCCACCACGGCACAGCGTGTTGCTTGGGCACGTTTTCACAATGCTGGACAGAGCCTTGTGGCTCCGGACTACATCCTGTGCCACGCAGATGTCCAAGCGCGGCTGGTGCAGGCCCTGAAGTGCTGCCTGATGCAATTCTACGGTAGTGATCCCCAAGAGTCCCGCAGCTTTGGCCGCATGGTCAATCTGGAGATCTTTAACCGTACAAGAGACGTGCTGTGGAGGTCGGGCAAGGTGGCTGTGGGTGGGCAGGTGATAGAAGCAGAGAAATATATTG CCCCGACAATTTTGACAGAGGTGGCGGAATCCGACTCCATCATGCAACAGGATGTTTTTGGTCCAGTTCTTCCTGTTCTGGCTGTAAACGATGTGGATGAGGCAATAACCTTCATTAATAAGCAAGAGAAACCCCTCTGTGTGTATGCATATTCCGACAACACTGAG GTTATTTCGAGGCTAATGAGTGAGACTTCCAGTGGAAGCTTTTGCTCCAATGACAGTGTCCTGCAGACTCTGATGGTGGCTCTGCCTTTTGGTGGAGTAG GTGCCAGTGGAATGGGATCCTGCCATGGCCGCTACAGCTTTGATACCTTCTCCCACAGGAAATCATGCCTGCTCCGAAGCACCCGGTTTGAGTGTGTCACCTATCTGCGTTATCCACCCTATGAGGACCGCAATCTGTCTCTAATGACATGGGCCAGCACCTTGTCCCAAAAGAGCCAGGGCTGGTGCCAGAtcctgtga